Proteins encoded by one window of Salicibibacter halophilus:
- a CDS encoding MFS transporter — protein sequence MNFRVYVLAVSAFVVGMVELIIGGILPLIAEDLNVSVAAAGQLITVFALIFAISGPVLLSLTSKIERKRLYMSSLAVFFFANLFAFVSPNFETLIVARVVTAMSAALIIVLSLTIAPKIVEPAYRSRSIGIITMGVSSALVLGVPIGVLVGDMLGWRMLFLLIAMLTLVAGVIIFYFLEPIKPDHVTSLRQQIASLKSKKIFSAHIVTLLILAGHYTLYGYFAPFLQTTMGLEPFWVSVAFFVFGISAVSGGGVGGWMTDRFGPQRTVVSFIILFAIVLFLLPLSTYSSVLFPLALVIWGMLSWSIAPAQQSYLIQTAPETSDIQQSVNTSALQFGIATGSGFGGLVVQQSSVETTAWAGSVLVILALGFALYSFRKPAGKAAPLGQS from the coding sequence ATGAATTTTCGTGTTTATGTACTTGCCGTATCAGCATTCGTCGTCGGCATGGTTGAATTGATCATCGGAGGAATATTGCCGTTAATTGCCGAGGATTTAAACGTTTCCGTCGCGGCAGCCGGCCAGTTGATCACGGTTTTTGCCCTTATCTTCGCGATTTCAGGCCCTGTCTTACTGTCTCTAACCTCAAAAATCGAGCGAAAACGTTTATATATGAGCTCTCTTGCCGTTTTCTTTTTTGCCAATCTCTTTGCATTCGTGAGTCCGAATTTCGAAACGCTTATCGTTGCACGAGTCGTGACAGCGATGAGCGCCGCCTTAATCATCGTTTTGTCGCTAACGATCGCTCCGAAAATCGTCGAACCTGCGTATCGTTCCCGAAGCATCGGGATTATTACAATGGGCGTAAGTTCCGCACTCGTCCTGGGCGTTCCGATCGGAGTGCTCGTCGGAGACATGCTTGGATGGCGCATGCTCTTTCTGTTAATCGCGATGCTAACGTTGGTCGCAGGTGTGATCATTTTTTATTTTCTCGAACCGATCAAACCTGATCACGTCACCTCTTTACGCCAACAAATCGCATCGTTGAAAAGTAAAAAAATCTTCAGTGCCCATATCGTTACGTTGTTGATCCTTGCCGGCCATTACACGCTTTATGGATATTTTGCCCCGTTTTTGCAAACAACGATGGGGCTGGAACCGTTTTGGGTGAGCGTTGCCTTTTTCGTATTTGGCATATCCGCGGTGTCCGGGGGCGGCGTCGGCGGATGGATGACCGACCGCTTTGGTCCCCAGCGGACCGTTGTTTCTTTTATTATCTTGTTCGCGATCGTTTTGTTTCTCCTGCCTCTTTCCACCTATTCATCCGTGCTTTTTCCGCTCGCGCTTGTCATCTGGGGCATGTTAAGCTGGTCCATCGCACCCGCCCAACAAAGCTATCTGATCCAAACGGCACCGGAGACATCAGATATCCAACAAAGTGTGAATACGTCTGCCTTGCAGTTCGGGATCGCCACCGGCTCCGGGTTCGGCGGGCTCGTCGTCCAGCAATCATCTGTGGAGACCACCGCATGGGCCGGAAGCGTGCTCGTGATACTGGCGCTCGGTTTTGCACTTTACTCTTTTCGGAAACCAGCCGGAAAAGCAGCCCCTCTAGGGCAGAGTTGA
- a CDS encoding ABC transporter ATP-binding protein, with product MTAKLLMEDLHVGFGTGDHTTTILESINFSIHAGEFVAITGPSGSGKSTLLSVAGTLLTPTRGHLLLDGQSLSRLNAKESANVRLHQIGFIFQSAHLIPYLNVEDQLLYIGKIGKIPKQKAKKRADELLDMLGLDHRRRHYPVHLSGGERQRVAIARAWMNDPQLLLADEPTASLDASRGQEVVETLATQVRQQQIAAVMVTHDTRLFRFCDRVITLSDGKVDQIEERNE from the coding sequence ATGACAGCAAAACTTTTAATGGAAGATTTACACGTTGGATTTGGAACAGGCGACCATACAACGACCATTTTAGAAAGTATAAACTTCTCGATTCATGCCGGGGAATTCGTAGCCATTACCGGACCATCAGGTTCGGGGAAAAGCACACTTCTGTCCGTGGCAGGTACACTTCTCACCCCAACTCGCGGCCATTTGCTTCTCGATGGCCAATCTCTGTCACGTTTAAATGCGAAAGAAAGCGCAAATGTACGCTTGCATCAAATAGGGTTTATTTTTCAGTCCGCTCATTTGATCCCTTATCTAAACGTTGAGGATCAGTTGCTCTATATCGGAAAGATCGGTAAAATCCCGAAGCAAAAAGCAAAAAAACGCGCCGACGAGTTATTGGATATGCTTGGTCTTGATCATCGCCGCCGTCATTACCCCGTTCATTTATCCGGAGGAGAACGGCAACGGGTCGCCATCGCGCGTGCATGGATGAACGATCCGCAATTGCTGCTTGCCGATGAGCCGACCGCAAGCCTGGATGCCTCCAGAGGACAAGAAGTGGTGGAAACTTTGGCCACCCAAGTCAGGCAACAGCAAATAGCGGCAGTTATGGTTACGCATGACACCCGTTTATTTCGCTTTTGCGATCGTGTGATCACTCTTTCAGACGGGAAAGTGGACCAAATTGAGGAACGGAATGAATAA
- the eutH gene encoding ethanolamine utilization protein EutH, which yields MDINQLILIVLAIFLVVSAIDYVLGSRLGLGDKFMEAFRMMGPLALVIVGIVAVAPILAEGLQWVSGPLHIWFGVDPAALMNTFLALDLGGYALAVELGEKEATAVFSWVFIGSIYGATISFTVPVAIGLLRQEDVPFFTRGILFGLVCAPFGCILGGLVAGFSFAMMVINLIPALLFSGLIAVGLVFYQKGTVRLFTLLGKGITVVAVIGIVLLGVEALLPFLSIPGLAPLSEGMTIVGQVVLVLAGAFPLVYVLTRVLERPLERIGGKIGLNEQAGAGLLASLAHAIPAFAMFPEMNNRGKIIVAAFCVSGAFVLGGHLGFVAGINADVVFAMVVGKFGGGLAAAVLAWAVTRPVDVNQA from the coding sequence ATGGACATCAATCAATTGATTTTAATCGTGTTGGCGATTTTTCTTGTCGTCAGCGCGATCGACTACGTTTTAGGTTCCAGGCTTGGGCTTGGCGACAAATTTATGGAAGCGTTTCGCATGATGGGACCGCTCGCGCTTGTGATTGTAGGCATCGTGGCAGTGGCGCCGATTTTAGCCGAGGGTCTTCAGTGGGTGAGCGGTCCGCTTCATATCTGGTTCGGTGTTGACCCGGCGGCGTTGATGAACACGTTTCTTGCCCTTGATCTGGGCGGGTACGCGCTTGCTGTTGAATTGGGAGAAAAAGAAGCCACCGCTGTATTTTCCTGGGTTTTCATCGGTTCGATCTATGGTGCGACGATTTCCTTTACGGTGCCGGTCGCGATTGGCTTGCTCAGGCAGGAGGATGTGCCATTTTTCACGCGCGGCATTTTATTTGGCCTTGTTTGCGCGCCATTCGGTTGCATCTTGGGAGGGCTTGTGGCCGGTTTTTCGTTCGCCATGATGGTTATTAACTTAATCCCGGCTTTACTGTTCTCGGGTCTCATTGCCGTTGGGCTTGTATTTTATCAAAAGGGGACGGTGCGCCTATTTACTTTACTGGGAAAAGGGATTACAGTGGTTGCCGTGATCGGTATTGTTTTACTTGGAGTCGAAGCACTCCTCCCATTCCTATCGATTCCTGGGCTTGCTCCACTGTCGGAAGGGATGACGATTGTCGGACAGGTTGTTCTCGTTTTAGCCGGCGCATTCCCGCTGGTGTACGTATTGACTCGGGTGTTGGAGCGGCCCTTGGAGCGCATAGGTGGAAAAATAGGGCTGAATGAGCAAGCTGGCGCCGGCTTGCTGGCGTCACTTGCCCACGCGATTCCGGCATTTGCCATGTTTCCCGAGATGAACAACCGGGGAAAAATTATCGTGGCCGCCTTTTGTGTCAGCGGAGCATTTGTACTTGGCGGCCACCTCGGTTTTGTCGCGGGTATTAACGCCGATGTCGTGTTTGCCATGGTTGTTGGCAAGTTCGGGGGCGGTCTTGCCGCGGCCGTGCTCGCTTGGGCAGTGACTCGTCCCGTAGATGTAAATCAGGCGTAG
- a CDS encoding transglycosylase domain-containing protein, translated as MNNQEVGRLQGTENRTYRDIEEMPEHLKNAFIAVEDTRFYDHGGIDLYRIGGAIAANITDGFGAEGASTITQQLVKQAFLSTDQTIKRKVQEQWLSLQMERQYSKDEILEMYLNISYFDSGAWGVGEASIRYFNKEDLSELSIADAAVLAAIPRRPSYYNPDSNPEAAEQRRNLILSMMEDQAFITNDEAEEAKSVSIEDQLDFTPANNDFAYQSFVDHVMEEVESIDGLETIDLYAAGFDIYTTIEPDAQQYAEDVIQSDEYLHQYPDDEQFQVGFTLLDTQTGAIRAIVGNRQESEAERGWNHATAASGQPGSTVKPLLDYGPAIDELQWSTGEQIVDAPHEYSDGTPIRNYSGNYSGSVSMRESLVRSLNIPAVKAMQEVGLENAQSFAEGLGLSFENNIEESYALGGFSDGVSSLDMAGAYAAFGNGGTYNEPHSVRKVVFRDGQEIELNPESERAMNDYTAYMMSDMLKGVVTDSAGTGQRANVDGLPLAGKTGTSNFSQEERDRYGVPDGGVPDIWFNGYTTRYTAAVWTGYGDGRGSGYLSSGEEQQIARDIFRHVMTHVHAGEGTEDFARPDSVCGDGELFVCGTEPTTPQQDDSSDRDSEPSEEESDIDDPLEEDTSDEPIEEAPEEESIDESTEEEEPTDDSTEEEETEEEPVEEEPEEPTEEPTEEPTEEAPEEEAPEEPMEEPTDEQPEDDSNDNGETNGDSEEDDDTDDDNGDSGESDDNDGAEGDENVEGDTED; from the coding sequence ATGAACAATCAGGAAGTCGGCAGACTGCAAGGCACTGAAAATCGTACGTATCGCGATATCGAAGAAATGCCCGAGCATTTAAAAAATGCTTTTATCGCCGTTGAAGATACGCGCTTTTATGATCATGGAGGGATTGATCTTTATAGAATCGGCGGGGCCATCGCCGCAAATATTACCGATGGCTTCGGGGCCGAAGGGGCGAGCACCATTACGCAACAACTCGTCAAGCAAGCGTTCCTGTCCACAGATCAAACCATCAAGCGAAAGGTGCAGGAACAGTGGCTTTCTTTGCAAATGGAACGCCAATATTCCAAAGATGAGATTTTGGAAATGTATTTGAATATCAGTTATTTTGACAGCGGTGCATGGGGAGTTGGAGAAGCCTCCATTCGCTATTTCAACAAAGAAGATTTAAGCGAGCTCTCCATTGCAGATGCAGCCGTGTTGGCAGCCATCCCACGCCGTCCTTCTTACTACAACCCGGACAGTAATCCGGAAGCCGCCGAACAGCGGAGAAACTTGATTCTTTCCATGATGGAAGACCAAGCGTTCATTACGAATGACGAAGCAGAAGAGGCCAAATCCGTATCTATTGAAGACCAATTGGATTTTACACCGGCGAATAATGACTTCGCATACCAATCCTTTGTCGACCATGTCATGGAGGAAGTGGAATCCATCGACGGATTAGAGACGATCGACTTGTACGCCGCGGGTTTTGATATTTATACAACCATTGAACCGGATGCGCAGCAGTATGCCGAAGATGTGATTCAAAGCGACGAATACCTCCATCAATATCCGGATGATGAACAGTTCCAGGTTGGTTTTACCCTTTTGGATACCCAAACCGGAGCGATTCGCGCCATTGTTGGCAATCGACAGGAAAGCGAGGCTGAAAGAGGCTGGAATCATGCAACTGCAGCCAGCGGCCAACCTGGCTCCACCGTAAAACCGTTGCTGGATTATGGACCAGCGATAGACGAATTGCAATGGTCCACCGGAGAACAGATTGTCGATGCCCCGCATGAATATTCCGATGGCACGCCAATTAGAAACTATAGCGGCAACTATAGCGGAAGTGTTTCCATGCGCGAATCGTTGGTGCGTTCATTAAATATTCCAGCGGTAAAAGCAATGCAGGAAGTTGGGCTTGAAAACGCTCAGTCGTTCGCGGAAGGCCTTGGGCTCTCCTTTGAAAATAACATTGAGGAAAGCTACGCTTTGGGAGGATTTAGCGACGGGGTGTCGAGTCTCGATATGGCAGGTGCATACGCTGCCTTCGGAAATGGCGGCACATACAATGAACCCCACAGCGTGCGTAAGGTTGTTTTCCGGGATGGGCAGGAAATAGAACTTAACCCGGAATCGGAACGAGCCATGAACGATTACACCGCCTATATGATGTCGGATATGCTCAAAGGAGTCGTTACTGATTCAGCCGGAACCGGACAGCGGGCAAATGTGGACGGTTTGCCGCTCGCCGGAAAAACGGGAACTTCTAACTTTTCCCAAGAAGAAAGAGATCGGTATGGGGTCCCGGACGGAGGTGTTCCGGACATTTGGTTTAACGGTTATACGACCCGTTATACTGCTGCTGTCTGGACAGGATATGGGGATGGACGCGGAAGCGGCTATTTATCCTCAGGTGAAGAGCAGCAAATCGCAAGGGATATATTCCGCCATGTAATGACCCACGTCCACGCAGGAGAAGGAACCGAAGATTTTGCACGCCCTGATTCCGTTTGCGGGGACGGTGAACTATTTGTGTGCGGCACCGAACCGACAACACCACAGCAAGATGATTCTTCTGATCGTGATTCCGAACCATCGGAGGAAGAAAGCGATATAGATGACCCTTTGGAGGAAGACACTTCCGATGAGCCGATTGAAGAAGCGCCTGAGGAAGAATCCATCGATGAATCTACCGAGGAAGAAGAACCGACCGATGACTCCACCGAGGAGGAAGAGACAGAAGAAGAACCGGTGGAAGAAGAACCAGAAGAACCAACAGAGGAACCAACCGAAGAACCAACGGAAGAAGCGCCGGAGGAGGAAGCACCGGAAGAGCCAATGGAAGAACCAACGGATGAACAACCTGAAGATGATTCCAATGATAATGGCGAAACCAATGGAGATAGCGAAGAAGACGATGATACAGATGATGACAACGGTGACAGCGGCGAAAGCGATGACAACGATGGAGCTGAAGGCGACGAAAACGTCGAGGGAGACACAGAAGATTAG
- a CDS encoding ABC transporter permease has protein sequence MSVWEQLVTYVSQNGFYILEEFYRHFLMAAYGVLFAAIVAIPLGILIARYGRLGKWVLSFGSIIQTIPALGFMALLMVTLGLGTTTVVTTLFFYSLLPIIQNTYVGMKGVDGTVIEAAHASGMTRFQLLQKVELPLAVSVIMAGIRTALVVGIGIVAIGTFVGAGGLGSIIVRGTNATDGTAIILAGAVPTALMAIIADLLMGKIERSLNPANKASAASK, from the coding sequence ATGAGTGTGTGGGAACAGTTGGTGACCTACGTATCTCAAAATGGTTTTTACATTTTGGAAGAATTTTATCGTCATTTTTTAATGGCCGCTTACGGTGTTTTGTTCGCTGCCATTGTGGCCATTCCGCTAGGCATTTTGATCGCCCGTTACGGAAGGTTGGGCAAATGGGTGCTATCATTCGGGAGCATTATTCAAACCATTCCCGCCCTTGGTTTTATGGCGCTTCTGATGGTCACCCTTGGGTTGGGAACGACGACAGTGGTGACGACATTGTTTTTCTATTCCTTGCTTCCAATCATTCAAAATACGTATGTTGGTATGAAGGGCGTTGACGGAACCGTCATCGAAGCTGCCCATGCTTCCGGCATGACACGCTTTCAGCTGCTGCAAAAGGTAGAGCTTCCGTTGGCTGTCAGCGTAATTATGGCTGGAATACGCACCGCACTCGTTGTAGGGATCGGAATTGTCGCGATCGGGACGTTTGTCGGTGCCGGGGGTCTTGGCTCGATCATCGTGCGGGGAACCAATGCTACCGATGGAACGGCCATAATTTTGGCCGGGGCAGTGCCAACGGCATTGATGGCGATTATCGCCGATCTGTTGATGGGAAAGATCGAACGCAGTTTAAACCCTGCGAATAAAGCGAGCGCTGCTTCAAAATAA
- a CDS encoding CocE/NonD family hydrolase encodes MVYVEYDVECPCSDGTVLRADVYRPAGQGIYPVLLLRLPYDKSNRHYYKGYLDVPRMVAAGYVVILQDVRGRYASDGTYYPFVYERKDGYEAVEWAAALPYANGKVGMFGMSYHGYTQLAAAAETPPSLYAIAPVMAIADGWVDMVQDETMPFDQGSLATWALESILPDQLKRQDRDKELERAHAYIDELPFRLHDQPIREWAPIKKTVPNSFYFDFVNRQITEQTIQQVDVREKLKHIHIPALFIGGWFDSLLGQTLGAYQQFGGKRMLWIGPWTHSNLDGWAGDVFFEHATSPLGVDQLKDLTDLHIKWFGHWLKDKPLNIEKPVHVYHMGKRRWDGQERWPPNNAGISRYHLNHHENTSLQNSVRTLEKKKPETNQTDQCPRNPAAPFPTRGGNLLMAGHGAGMFEQGDLHEREDALVFTTQPLDIPLEVLGTIAANVWVSSDSPLLDLFLQVSDVTPDGKVYNVVDTFIRRTVDDRGRPRHVQVDLTPTSYRFGKGHAIRLAIAGSNAPRFDVNQNNGTTSRTATGGVPANDILYYGGQYPSSLSIPIR; translated from the coding sequence GTGGTGTACGTTGAATACGACGTAGAATGTCCATGTTCGGATGGCACTGTTCTCAGAGCGGACGTTTACCGTCCGGCAGGACAGGGGATCTATCCGGTTCTTCTCCTTCGCCTCCCTTACGACAAATCAAACCGTCATTATTATAAAGGTTATTTAGATGTGCCGAGAATGGTGGCGGCAGGATACGTGGTGATCCTTCAAGATGTGCGAGGCCGATATGCGTCCGATGGGACTTATTATCCGTTTGTGTATGAAAGAAAAGATGGTTACGAAGCCGTGGAATGGGCGGCTGCACTTCCTTATGCCAATGGCAAAGTAGGAATGTTTGGCATGTCTTATCACGGATACACCCAATTGGCAGCCGCTGCAGAAACGCCGCCCTCTCTTTATGCCATTGCTCCGGTTATGGCAATCGCGGATGGATGGGTCGATATGGTACAGGACGAGACCATGCCGTTCGATCAAGGGAGTCTGGCAACGTGGGCTTTGGAATCGATCCTCCCTGATCAATTAAAGCGACAAGATCGTGACAAAGAACTAGAACGTGCTCATGCTTATATTGATGAATTACCCTTCCGCCTTCACGATCAGCCGATTCGTGAGTGGGCACCCATAAAAAAGACAGTTCCCAATTCCTTTTACTTCGATTTTGTTAATCGTCAAATCACTGAACAAACCATCCAACAGGTGGATGTACGGGAGAAGTTGAAGCATATTCATATTCCTGCCCTTTTTATCGGTGGCTGGTTTGATTCTCTTTTGGGGCAAACGCTTGGGGCTTACCAACAATTTGGCGGGAAACGAATGCTTTGGATTGGCCCGTGGACCCATTCCAATCTGGACGGTTGGGCAGGCGACGTCTTTTTTGAACATGCCACTTCTCCATTAGGGGTTGATCAACTAAAAGATCTCACAGACCTCCATATTAAATGGTTTGGCCACTGGCTCAAAGACAAACCGTTGAACATCGAAAAGCCGGTGCACGTTTATCACATGGGAAAGCGCCGATGGGATGGACAAGAACGCTGGCCGCCGAATAATGCCGGCATTTCCCGTTATCATCTGAACCATCACGAGAATACGAGCTTGCAAAACAGCGTTCGGACACTGGAAAAAAAGAAACCGGAAACCAACCAGACTGATCAATGTCCAAGAAACCCAGCGGCTCCATTTCCCACACGCGGCGGAAATTTGTTAATGGCAGGGCATGGAGCAGGGATGTTCGAACAAGGAGACCTGCACGAGAGGGAGGATGCCCTCGTCTTTACAACGCAACCTTTGGATATACCGCTAGAGGTTCTTGGCACCATTGCAGCAAATGTATGGGTGTCCAGCGATTCGCCGCTTTTGGATTTGTTTCTGCAAGTGAGCGATGTCACTCCCGACGGAAAAGTGTACAATGTGGTCGATACGTTTATACGAAGAACGGTGGATGATCGCGGAAGACCACGACACGTACAGGTTGACCTAACGCCCACAAGTTATCGCTTTGGGAAAGGGCACGCGATTCGCCTGGCAATTGCAGGCAGCAATGCACCTCGCTTTGATGTTAACCAAAATAATGGCACGACATCGAGAACCGCGACGGGCGGAGTACCTGCCAACGATATCCTTTATTATGGAGGGCAGTATCCTTCCTCCCTTTCGATCCCGATAAGGTAA
- a CDS encoding response regulator transcription factor, protein MISLLLADDDPHLREFVSGDLENEGYRVFPAEDGEVALSILEKNSIHLAIVDIMMPNVDGFALCKDIRSLYDIPVIMLTARGELEDKAKGFAAGTDDYVTKPFERKELIFRIKALLRRFQFVNQETVTIGDVTIDRRSFEVTCNGKTMMLPMKEFDLLAQLASFPNQTFTREMLIEIIWGRAFTGDDRTVDVHVKRLRERFSKATDAFSIRTVRGVGYKMEVHH, encoded by the coding sequence ATGATTTCTTTATTGCTCGCGGATGACGACCCCCATCTTCGGGAATTTGTGAGTGGTGATTTAGAAAATGAAGGTTACCGTGTCTTCCCTGCGGAAGACGGAGAGGTTGCTTTATCGATCCTGGAAAAAAATAGCATCCATTTGGCTATTGTCGACATTATGATGCCGAATGTCGATGGCTTTGCTTTATGTAAAGACATTCGCTCTTTGTATGATATTCCCGTGATAATGTTGACAGCAAGGGGAGAACTGGAAGACAAAGCGAAAGGGTTTGCGGCAGGAACGGATGATTATGTCACAAAGCCATTCGAACGAAAGGAACTGATTTTCCGGATAAAAGCATTGCTTCGCCGTTTTCAGTTCGTGAATCAAGAAACGGTCACCATCGGCGATGTGACGATTGACCGCAGAAGTTTCGAGGTTACGTGTAACGGAAAAACGATGATGCTTCCGATGAAAGAATTTGATCTCCTCGCTCAACTGGCAAGTTTTCCGAATCAAACGTTCACACGTGAAATGTTAATTGAAATCATTTGGGGCCGAGCCTTCACGGGAGATGATCGTACCGTCGATGTTCACGTTAAACGATTACGCGAACGATTTTCGAAAGCGACGGATGCTTTTTCCATTCGTACGGTCCGCGGAGTTGGGTATAAAATGGAGGTTCACCATTGA
- a CDS encoding ABC transporter permease, whose translation MFLAIRELFYFKLRYMMVALIIFLLSFLVLFVSGLAQGLADDNASSIINMGEEAEYFVIDEEAELQLTRSLITDTDQQTVDNVVEEAQILGIHQGTIQDETETITDVAKFFVDHNSALFPEVVEGERPTEQGEVLADLSIQEEGYSVGDEFQEDTTEEIFSISGFTNDQRYSHTPVLYMTEDDWLELSGRDELLASALVLPDTGDDVVNTLNSEMDEAEVVTIQDSLSGIPGYSEEQGSLWMMIIFLFIISAFVVAAFFYVITIQKLTQFGILKALGAKLSGLANTILIQVGLVTVVSAGAGIGATFLAATLLPADMPFMLPMNLVAILAGIFIFVAILGSLLSLYKVKKVDALEAIGGMEA comes from the coding sequence ATGTTTTTAGCGATTAGAGAGCTGTTTTATTTTAAACTCCGCTATATGATGGTAGCGTTGATTATTTTTCTATTATCCTTCTTAGTGCTATTTGTTTCCGGGCTTGCCCAAGGGCTTGCCGATGACAATGCTTCTTCGATTATAAACATGGGGGAAGAAGCGGAATATTTTGTGATCGATGAAGAAGCAGAATTGCAACTCACACGCTCTTTGATCACTGACACAGATCAACAAACGGTTGACAATGTCGTAGAAGAAGCTCAGATCCTGGGTATCCATCAAGGAACCATTCAGGACGAGACAGAAACGATCACAGATGTGGCCAAATTTTTCGTTGACCATAACTCTGCACTATTTCCGGAGGTTGTCGAAGGGGAAAGGCCGACGGAACAGGGGGAAGTACTAGCCGATCTATCCATTCAAGAAGAAGGATATAGCGTTGGCGATGAATTTCAGGAAGATACGACGGAGGAGATATTTTCGATCTCCGGCTTCACCAACGATCAAAGATACAGCCACACCCCTGTGCTGTATATGACCGAAGACGACTGGCTCGAATTAAGCGGCAGGGATGAATTGCTTGCCAGCGCGCTCGTTCTCCCCGACACCGGTGATGACGTCGTGAATACGTTAAATAGCGAAATGGATGAGGCAGAAGTCGTTACCATTCAAGATTCCCTTTCCGGCATTCCCGGCTATAGCGAGGAACAAGGGTCATTGTGGATGATGATTATCTTTTTGTTTATCATTTCAGCGTTCGTCGTTGCTGCCTTTTTTTATGTCATCACCATTCAGAAGCTGACTCAGTTCGGAATTTTAAAGGCACTCGGCGCGAAACTGAGTGGCTTGGCCAATACGATCCTTATTCAAGTCGGGCTCGTCACCGTCGTTAGTGCAGGTGCAGGTATCGGTGCAACTTTTCTTGCCGCAACCCTATTACCGGCGGATATGCCGTTTATGCTCCCGATGAATTTGGTCGCCATCCTTGCCGGTATATTTATTTTCGTTGCCATTCTCGGCTCTCTTCTTTCATTATATAAAGTCAAAAAAGTGGATGCGCTTGAAGCAATTGGAGGAATGGAAGCATGA
- the tlp gene encoding small acid-soluble spore protein Tlp has translation MAKPDDRSDNPERIERNIGHTMQNRNEAEDYLKAHADEMSEEQKQQIEEKNERREESIEAMRDEIKDEVRDQRYD, from the coding sequence TTGGCAAAGCCGGATGATCGGTCCGATAACCCGGAAAGAATTGAAAGAAATATCGGGCATACGATGCAAAATAGGAATGAGGCAGAGGATTACCTAAAAGCCCACGCCGATGAAATGAGCGAAGAACAAAAGCAACAAATTGAAGAAAAGAATGAGCGCCGCGAAGAAAGCATCGAGGCGATGCGTGATGAAATTAAGGATGAAGTTCGCGACCAGCGGTACGATTAA
- a CDS encoding HAMP domain-containing sensor histidine kinase, whose translation MNVNRRDEIGQLAQHFTSMSKDLRQLEAMRQEFVSNVSHEIQSPLSTIRGITQTLQQSELEEEQKQKYLQIIGKESTRLSTLSKQLLTLSHLDNEEKIDNKNPVDIQQQLKDIMQTLRFQWQEKELYIEINGSAEKAIGEANLLYQVWMNLMTNAIKYSDIGGDIHIDMQRENGTVNITIQDHGVGMKAEEVGKIFERFYKGDRARTPGNGSTGLGLAIVKKIIDLHGGEIDVESEPGKGTKVSVRLKATR comes from the coding sequence TTGAATGTTAATCGCAGAGATGAAATAGGCCAGCTAGCCCAACATTTCACATCCATGAGCAAAGACCTTCGGCAGCTTGAAGCGATGCGCCAAGAATTTGTTTCCAATGTATCCCATGAAATTCAGTCTCCGCTTTCGACGATTCGCGGCATCACACAAACACTCCAACAATCGGAATTGGAAGAAGAACAAAAGCAAAAGTATCTGCAGATCATAGGAAAGGAAAGCACTCGGCTGTCCACATTAAGCAAACAATTGCTGACGTTGTCCCATTTGGACAACGAAGAGAAAATCGACAATAAAAACCCCGTTGATATCCAGCAACAATTGAAGGATATTATGCAGACGCTCCGTTTTCAATGGCAGGAAAAAGAATTGTATATTGAAATCAATGGGTCAGCGGAAAAAGCGATAGGGGAAGCAAACTTGCTGTATCAAGTTTGGATGAACTTGATGACAAATGCGATTAAATATAGTGACATCGGTGGGGACATTCACATTGACATGCAACGGGAAAATGGAACAGTAAACATTACCATTCAAGACCATGGCGTTGGCATGAAGGCGGAAGAGGTCGGAAAAATATTCGAACGTTTCTATAAAGGGGATCGAGCACGCACCCCGGGAAATGGAAGCACCGGCCTTGGGCTTGCGATCGTGAAAAAAATCATCGATCTCCATGGCGGAGAGATCGATGTGGAAAGTGAGCCCGGAAAAGGGACAAAAGTGAGTGTCCGCTTAAAAGCAACGAGGTAA